In Dysgonomonadaceae bacterium zrk40, one genomic interval encodes:
- a CDS encoding DUF177 domain-containing protein yields the protein MAKFSLYNISLKNLSFGTHTYAYDLDRKFFEAIDGDEVRKGNVKVMVTVKRTSSTFEFDFELKGVVQVPCTRCLDDMNQEVDTTNRLIVKFGKEYSEESDEIVIIPEEEGEINIAWFLYEFVALCIPIKHVHPAGECNRAVSSKLRKHRAVSTDEEDADDEIADDDELASEEDSQTGDPRWDALKGLSFEDND from the coding sequence GTGGCAAAGTTTAGTTTGTACAATATTTCCCTGAAAAACCTTTCCTTCGGAACCCATACCTACGCGTATGATCTGGACCGAAAATTTTTCGAAGCCATTGATGGTGACGAAGTAAGGAAAGGAAATGTGAAGGTGATGGTGACCGTGAAGCGAACCTCATCAACCTTTGAGTTTGATTTTGAACTGAAAGGAGTGGTGCAGGTGCCCTGCACACGTTGCCTCGACGACATGAACCAGGAGGTGGATACAACAAACCGTCTGATTGTGAAGTTCGGTAAGGAGTATTCAGAAGAGAGCGATGAGATTGTGATCATCCCCGAAGAGGAGGGAGAAATAAACATCGCATGGTTTCTCTACGAGTTTGTTGCGCTGTGCATCCCCATCAAGCATGTTCATCCCGCGGGTGAATGCAATCGCGCCGTTTCATCAAAACTGCGCAAGCACAGGGCTGTCAGCACCGATGAGGAGGACGCCGATGATGAGATCGCCGATGACGATGAACTTGCAAGTGAAGAGGATTCACAAACAGGCGATCCGCGATGGGATGCCTTGAAAGGGCTCAGTTTTGAAGACAATGATTGA
- the rpmF gene encoding 50S ribosomal protein L32, with the protein MAHPKRRQSSARQGKRRAHDHAKMPTMAICPNCGAWHIYHTVCGECGYYRGKLAIEKEVTA; encoded by the coding sequence ATGGCACATCCTAAAAGAAGACAGTCTTCTGCAAGACAAGGTAAAAGAAGGGCACACGATCATGCGAAAATGCCTACCATGGCTATATGCCCCAACTGCGGTGCATGGCACATCTACCACACCGTATGTGGTGAATGTGGCTACTACAGGGGTAAGCTGGCAATTGAAAAAGAGGTGACAGCATAA
- a CDS encoding ketoacyl-ACP synthase III, with translation MRQQNAVITGIAASLPDYILTNEELSTMVDTTDEWIMTRVGIKERRILKGEEMGISVLGTKAVADLLAKTGTAPQEVDAVIFATSTPDHFFPSAASIVAENNHIKNAFCFDMEVACSGFVYGLEICNGLIKTGKYKKIILLAGDKMSAITNYNDRTTCPLFGDAAAAVLIEPTDEELGIIDAELHSDGVGYKPLHMKAGGSKYPASHETVDKNEHTVYQDGKVVFKYAVSRMAEVSESIMKRNNLTADDVDWLVPHQANLRIIDATVERTGLSTDKVMVNIERYGNTSAGTIPVCLWEWESKLRKGDNIILTAFGAGFSWGSVYLKWGYDGNKETDKK, from the coding sequence ATGAGACAACAAAATGCAGTAATCACCGGTATCGCGGCCAGTCTGCCGGACTATATACTCACCAACGAGGAACTTTCAACCATGGTCGACACCACCGATGAGTGGATCATGACGCGTGTGGGAATCAAGGAGAGGCGTATCCTCAAAGGTGAAGAGATGGGTATCTCGGTGCTTGGCACAAAAGCTGTGGCAGATCTGCTTGCCAAAACAGGTACCGCGCCCCAGGAGGTGGATGCGGTGATCTTTGCCACCTCCACTCCCGATCACTTCTTCCCGTCTGCCGCATCAATCGTTGCAGAGAACAATCACATTAAAAATGCCTTTTGTTTTGATATGGAGGTTGCCTGCTCCGGCTTTGTGTATGGACTGGAGATCTGCAACGGACTGATCAAAACGGGGAAGTACAAGAAGATTATCCTGTTGGCAGGCGACAAGATGTCGGCCATTACCAACTACAACGATCGTACTACCTGTCCGCTTTTCGGAGATGCCGCCGCGGCTGTGCTGATTGAACCGACAGATGAAGAGCTTGGAATCATCGATGCAGAGTTGCATTCTGACGGAGTGGGATACAAACCTTTGCACATGAAGGCGGGCGGAAGCAAGTACCCTGCCAGCCATGAGACGGTCGACAAGAATGAACATACGGTCTACCAGGATGGCAAGGTGGTTTTTAAGTACGCCGTGTCACGAATGGCTGAGGTTTCGGAAAGCATCATGAAGCGAAACAACCTGACAGCCGATGATGTAGATTGGCTGGTGCCACACCAGGCCAACCTGCGGATCATAGATGCCACCGTGGAGCGTACCGGTTTGTCGACTGACAAGGTGATGGTGAACATCGAACGCTATGGCAACACCAGCGCAGGTACGATACCGGTCTGCCTGTGGGAGTGGGAATCAAAACTCCGAAAAGGAGACAACATCATCCTCACCGCCTTTGGCGCCGGTTTTTCCTGGGGGAGTGTCTACTTGAAATGGGGTTACGACGGAAACAAGGAAACAGATAAAAAGTAA
- the era gene encoding GTPase Era, with product MEQRKHRSGFVNIVGNPNVGKSTLMNRLVGEKISIITAKAQTTRHRIIGIVNKPGYQVVYSDTPGVLRPNYKLQEQMLTFSLSALQDADVLLYVTDVVEKVDKNDVFLAKVQQLDLPLLLLINKIDQTTQEALEQLVMQWQTLLPKAEIYPISALNNFSVDLVQKRVLELLPESPPYFEKDALTDKPARFFVAEIIREKALLLYQKEVPYAIEAIVEEFLEEKDIIRIRAIILVERDTQKGIVIGHKGESLKKLGTMARKDIERFFEKKIYLQLYVKVEKDWRNRDNLLKTFGYKLD from the coding sequence ATGGAACAGAGGAAGCATCGTTCCGGCTTTGTCAACATCGTTGGAAATCCCAACGTGGGTAAATCGACCCTGATGAACCGACTGGTGGGGGAGAAGATCTCGATTATCACCGCCAAGGCACAAACAACGCGCCACCGGATCATCGGCATCGTGAACAAACCGGGGTACCAGGTGGTCTATTCCGATACACCCGGCGTGTTGCGTCCCAACTACAAGCTGCAGGAGCAGATGCTGACATTCTCGCTTTCGGCCCTGCAGGATGCTGATGTACTGCTCTACGTGACCGACGTGGTGGAGAAGGTTGACAAGAATGATGTGTTCCTCGCGAAAGTACAGCAGTTGGATCTGCCGCTGCTGCTGTTGATCAATAAAATTGACCAGACCACGCAGGAGGCGCTGGAGCAATTGGTAATGCAATGGCAAACCCTGTTGCCCAAAGCGGAGATCTATCCCATCTCGGCGTTGAACAACTTCAGTGTGGACCTTGTTCAGAAAAGAGTCCTGGAACTATTGCCTGAGTCACCTCCCTATTTCGAGAAGGATGCGCTGACCGACAAGCCGGCCCGTTTCTTCGTGGCAGAGATCATCCGGGAGAAGGCGCTTTTGCTTTACCAGAAAGAGGTTCCCTATGCCATTGAGGCCATTGTGGAGGAGTTTCTGGAAGAGAAGGATATCATCCGGATCAGGGCGATCATCCTGGTGGAGCGCGATACCCAGAAGGGGATTGTGATCGGTCACAAGGGTGAATCGCTCAAAAAACTGGGAACGATGGCCCGCAAAGATATAGAACGTTTCTTCGAGAAGAAGATTTACCTCCAGCTCTATGTAAAGGTAGAGAAGGACTGGCGCAACCGGGATAACCTGTTAAAAACCTTCGGATACAAACTGGACTGA
- the der gene encoding ribosome biogenesis GTPase Der — protein MQNLVAIVGRPNVGKSTLFNRLTQSREAIVTETAGTTRDRQYGKVNWNGKEFSLVDTGGWVVDSDDVMEDEINKQVRIAMDEADVILFVVDVMNGLTDLDTSVAHMLRRSGKPVVVVSNKSDNFDLGHQAAEFYTLGLGDPFSVSAINGSGTGDLLDHILTLFTSSGEEEVLDDVPRFAVVGRPNAGKSSIINALIGEERSIVTDIAGTTRDSIYMRYNKFGMDFYLVDTAGIRKRGKVNEDLEYFSVIRSIRVIENADVCILMLDATRGIESQDLNIFSLIQKNRKGLVVFVNKWDLVEGKDNMVIKTFENAIRQRLAPFTDFPIIFGSALTKQRILKVMDLAKEVYLNKKRKVATSKLNEKLLPIIERTPPPAIKGKYIKVKYITQLPKTQVPSFVFFCNLPQWIKEPYKRFIENRMREIWDFSGTPINIFFREK, from the coding sequence ATGCAAAACTTAGTAGCGATTGTGGGACGTCCCAACGTGGGAAAATCCACCCTTTTCAACCGATTGACACAAAGCCGTGAGGCTATTGTGACGGAGACTGCCGGCACCACCCGCGACCGTCAGTACGGCAAAGTCAACTGGAACGGGAAGGAGTTTTCACTGGTCGATACTGGTGGATGGGTGGTCGACTCCGATGATGTGATGGAGGATGAGATCAACAAACAGGTGCGCATTGCGATGGACGAGGCAGATGTGATTCTCTTCGTAGTGGATGTGATGAATGGGTTGACCGATCTTGACACCAGTGTGGCACATATGCTACGTCGATCCGGCAAACCGGTAGTGGTGGTCTCCAACAAATCAGACAACTTCGATCTTGGACACCAGGCAGCCGAATTTTATACACTGGGTCTGGGTGATCCATTCAGTGTCTCTGCCATCAACGGATCCGGCACCGGTGATCTGCTCGATCATATTCTCACACTTTTCACCAGTAGCGGCGAGGAGGAGGTGCTGGATGATGTCCCCCGGTTTGCAGTGGTGGGACGTCCCAATGCCGGAAAATCTTCCATCATCAATGCATTGATAGGTGAGGAACGGAGCATTGTAACTGACATTGCCGGCACCACACGCGACTCCATTTACATGCGCTACAATAAGTTCGGCATGGATTTTTATCTCGTCGATACTGCCGGTATCCGTAAGCGGGGAAAGGTGAACGAAGATCTGGAATACTTCTCGGTTATTCGCTCCATTCGTGTAATTGAGAATGCGGATGTTTGTATCCTGATGCTGGATGCAACCCGCGGCATCGAGAGCCAGGACCTCAATATCTTTTCACTGATTCAAAAGAACCGCAAGGGGCTGGTGGTCTTTGTCAACAAGTGGGACCTGGTGGAAGGCAAAGATAACATGGTGATCAAGACTTTTGAGAATGCCATCCGCCAGCGACTGGCACCATTTACCGACTTCCCCATCATCTTTGGTTCGGCACTTACAAAACAGCGAATCTTGAAAGTGATGGACCTTGCCAAGGAGGTTTATCTGAATAAAAAAAGAAAAGTGGCTACCAGCAAGCTTAATGAAAAGCTGTTACCCATCATTGAGCGTACTCCTCCTCCAGCCATCAAAGGGAAATATATCAAGGTGAAATACATCACCCAACTGCCCAAAACACAAGTACCTTCCTTTGTCTTTTTCTGCAATTTGCCACAATGGATCAAAGAGCCCTATAAGCGGTTCATCGAGAATCGCATGCGTGAGATATGGGACTTCTCAGGTACACCCATCAACATCTTTTTCAGAGAAAAATGA
- a CDS encoding DUF349 domain-containing protein, producing the protein MNTNNNLDEKNLTIETENKEMHPEPDVPVQESKVDTPQAEEVQEADQTAETDADTLPERQEVNEDSDQKLVGETVDSTVSEVLPDVAASVSEETDEQQEKEQEKIDYHLEDGDTSESDETGSEEEESDDDSESDDQTGTLLTVDEIVLKLRGLLDEERPQRKDIDEYKNQFYRTLRNEIEGQKQAFLSAGGEEIDFVANEPALFVEGKELLQKIREKRSAITAMEEAEKEKNVARKLAIIEQVKQLTQNQGQEDFNKVYQEFKSLQQEWNEIKMIPQARVNELWKSYQHYVEIFYDLVRINNEFREYDFKKNLESKTELCEAAERLDEESDVVSAFHQLQNLHQEWREIGPVSRKEREEIWNRFKEASTSINKKYQAHFEALRGKEDENLELKTSLCEKLEAIDYSQIKTIRDWNSKVKEVLEIQTQWRQIGYVPRKWNTKIYKRYRAACDFFFRSKNEYYKTLRNEMEENLRKKMELCERAEAMKESQDWRKTTQDFIEIQKEWKNIGIVPHKYVDSVWKRFIAACDYFFEQKKIHTSSQNEEESKNLDAKKKIVEKINQLDPSLSAEDALSLLHNLMDEWYAIGHVPYKMKDRVYREFYDATEAQFDRLNIDKEERKLESFKSNIADMSRSGNAQSQLLREREKLMRQYDRMKNELQTYENNIGFLSVSSKKGNHLVDDMNQKVEKIKTELQMILKKIETLDKEL; encoded by the coding sequence ATGAATACGAACAACAATCTTGATGAGAAAAATTTAACCATCGAAACTGAAAACAAAGAGATGCATCCGGAGCCTGATGTGCCGGTCCAGGAGTCTAAGGTAGATACCCCTCAAGCTGAAGAGGTTCAGGAAGCGGATCAAACCGCAGAAACCGATGCAGATACTCTCCCGGAAAGGCAGGAAGTTAATGAAGACTCTGACCAGAAATTGGTCGGGGAAACTGTCGACTCTACTGTTTCCGAAGTTCTGCCTGATGTTGCAGCATCTGTCTCGGAAGAGACTGATGAACAGCAGGAAAAAGAACAGGAGAAAATTGATTACCATTTGGAAGATGGTGATACAAGTGAGTCGGATGAGACCGGTAGTGAGGAAGAAGAATCGGATGATGATTCTGAATCAGACGATCAAACCGGTACCCTGTTAACCGTTGATGAAATTGTACTGAAGCTTCGGGGATTGCTGGATGAAGAACGTCCTCAGAGAAAAGATATCGATGAGTACAAAAATCAATTCTATCGCACGCTGCGCAATGAAATTGAGGGTCAAAAACAAGCATTTCTCTCTGCCGGAGGTGAAGAGATCGATTTTGTAGCCAACGAGCCTGCCCTTTTCGTTGAAGGGAAAGAGTTGTTGCAGAAGATCAGAGAGAAGCGATCAGCCATTACGGCCATGGAAGAGGCCGAGAAAGAGAAGAATGTAGCCAGGAAACTGGCCATCATTGAACAGGTAAAACAGTTGACACAGAACCAGGGTCAGGAGGATTTCAACAAGGTTTACCAGGAGTTCAAATCACTGCAGCAGGAATGGAACGAGATCAAGATGATCCCCCAGGCCAGGGTGAACGAGCTTTGGAAATCTTATCAGCATTACGTGGAGATTTTTTATGATCTGGTTCGGATCAACAACGAGTTCAGGGAATATGATTTCAAGAAGAATCTTGAATCGAAAACCGAGCTGTGTGAAGCCGCCGAGAGACTTGATGAGGAGTCTGATGTGGTTTCTGCCTTCCATCAGTTGCAGAATCTTCACCAGGAGTGGCGTGAGATTGGACCGGTATCCAGGAAGGAGAGGGAAGAGATATGGAATCGATTCAAAGAGGCCTCAACCAGTATCAACAAGAAATACCAGGCACATTTTGAGGCACTCAGGGGCAAGGAAGATGAGAACCTGGAACTGAAGACATCGCTCTGTGAAAAGCTGGAGGCAATAGACTACAGCCAGATTAAAACAATCAGAGACTGGAACAGCAAGGTGAAGGAGGTACTGGAGATTCAGACGCAGTGGCGCCAGATTGGATATGTACCACGCAAATGGAACACCAAGATATACAAACGTTACCGTGCCGCCTGTGATTTCTTTTTCCGTTCGAAGAATGAATATTATAAAACGCTGCGGAACGAGATGGAGGAGAACCTCCGGAAGAAAATGGAACTTTGTGAGCGTGCGGAGGCGATGAAAGAGAGCCAGGATTGGAGGAAAACCACCCAGGATTTTATTGAGATTCAGAAAGAGTGGAAGAATATTGGCATCGTGCCGCATAAATATGTGGATTCAGTTTGGAAACGATTTATCGCTGCCTGTGACTATTTCTTCGAACAGAAAAAAATACATACCTCTTCACAGAACGAAGAAGAATCGAAGAATCTGGATGCCAAGAAAAAAATCGTGGAGAAGATCAACCAGCTCGATCCTTCGCTTTCTGCCGAGGATGCATTGTCGTTGCTGCATAATCTGATGGACGAATGGTACGCCATCGGACATGTGCCCTACAAGATGAAAGATCGTGTCTACAGGGAGTTCTACGATGCTACTGAAGCTCAGTTTGACCGACTTAACATCGACAAAGAGGAACGCAAGTTGGAGAGCTTCAAATCCAATATTGCTGACATGAGTCGTTCGGGAAATGCCCAAAGCCAGCTGCTGCGTGAGCGTGAAAAGTTGATGCGTCAGTATGACCGGATGAAAAATGAACTGCAAACCTACGAGAATAACATCGGTTTCCTCTCCGTTTCCTCCAAGAAAGGCAATCATCTGGTGGATGACATGAACCAGAAGGTGGAGAAGATCAAGACTGAATTGCAGATGATCTTAAAAAAAATTGAGACCCTCGATAAGGAACTGTAA
- a CDS encoding galactose mutarotase, whose translation MKLNRMIWLMALIAVVGCTNKQKEAPAEQTTLSGLKKTDFQSEVNGDSTDLYLLINANGMEVAITNYGGRIVSVMAPDKEGNMKDVVLGFDNIEDYMAVNNDFGATIGRYANRIANGKVTIDGVEYDLPKNNFGHTLHGGPNGFQKQIFKALQPDSQSVVLTYLSVDGEENFPGNLNVKVTMTLTDNNAIDIVYEAETDKETVVNLTNHSYFNLSGDPSQTILDHMLMVYADEYTPVDETFMTTGAIEKVEGTPMDFRTAVAIGEKVDQYDFEQLKNGDGYDHNWVLNTNGDVSMVAASVWSPVTGIKLDVYTNEPGIQIYSGNFLDGTVTGKKEITYQKRAAVCLETQKFPDSPNKPDWPSPYLKPGEKYSSRCIYQFSVID comes from the coding sequence ATGAAACTTAATCGAATGATCTGGCTTATGGCGCTGATTGCCGTGGTTGGATGTACAAACAAACAGAAAGAGGCTCCCGCTGAGCAAACAACGTTATCGGGATTGAAGAAAACCGATTTTCAGTCGGAAGTGAACGGCGATTCAACAGACCTGTATCTGCTGATAAACGCTAATGGGATGGAAGTTGCAATCACCAATTACGGTGGACGCATTGTCTCAGTGATGGCGCCCGATAAAGAGGGCAATATGAAGGATGTCGTGCTGGGGTTCGATAACATTGAGGATTACATGGCTGTCAACAATGATTTCGGTGCCACGATCGGACGCTACGCAAACCGTATTGCAAATGGGAAAGTGACGATTGATGGTGTCGAATATGATTTGCCTAAGAATAATTTCGGACATACCCTCCATGGTGGTCCGAACGGTTTCCAGAAGCAGATTTTCAAAGCGTTGCAACCTGACAGTCAAAGTGTGGTGCTTACTTATCTGTCTGTAGATGGTGAGGAAAACTTCCCTGGCAACCTGAATGTAAAGGTGACCATGACGCTTACCGACAACAACGCCATCGATATCGTATATGAGGCTGAAACCGACAAGGAGACCGTAGTGAACCTTACCAACCACTCCTATTTTAATCTAAGTGGTGATCCCAGTCAGACCATCCTCGATCATATGTTGATGGTTTATGCGGATGAGTACACTCCTGTAGACGAGACATTTATGACAACTGGCGCCATCGAGAAAGTAGAAGGCACACCCATGGATTTCAGAACAGCGGTTGCCATTGGAGAGAAGGTTGATCAATATGATTTTGAACAGTTGAAGAATGGTGACGGTTACGACCACAACTGGGTGTTGAACACCAATGGTGACGTGTCGATGGTGGCAGCTTCTGTATGGTCTCCCGTGACTGGTATCAAGCTCGATGTTTATACCAACGAGCCGGGCATTCAGATCTATTCAGGCAATTTCCTTGATGGCACTGTAACGGGGAAAAAGGAGATCACCTATCAGAAACGTGCTGCTGTCTGTCTGGAGACGCAGAAATTTCCCGATTCGCCCAACAAGCCGGATTGGCCCTCTCCCTATCTGAAACCGGGTGAAAAATACAGCAGCCGTTGTATTTATCAATTTTCGGTAATAGACTAA
- the nth gene encoding endonuclease III — protein MTKKERYKNVIGWFEANAESAETELHYQTPYQLLVAVILSAQCTDKRVNQITPPLFEAFPTPEVMAASSSDEIFTHIRSCSYPNNKAKSLVGMAKKLVADFGGEVPADIDLLLTIPGVGRKTANVILAVAFDKPAMPVDTHVFRVANRIGLTRNSKTPLETERELVKHIPAPLLSKAHHWLILHGRYVCVARKPKCESCGIREWCSYYAKHQITGI, from the coding sequence ATGACCAAAAAGGAACGATATAAAAATGTGATCGGTTGGTTTGAAGCCAACGCCGAGTCGGCAGAGACAGAGCTACACTATCAGACTCCCTATCAGTTGCTGGTGGCAGTGATTCTGTCGGCACAGTGTACCGACAAACGGGTGAACCAGATCACCCCTCCCCTTTTCGAGGCGTTTCCCACACCGGAGGTGATGGCCGCCTCCTCTTCCGATGAAATATTCACCCATATCCGCTCCTGCTCCTATCCCAACAACAAGGCGAAAAGCCTGGTGGGAATGGCCAAAAAGCTGGTAGCCGACTTCGGCGGGGAGGTGCCTGCCGATATCGATCTGTTGCTCACCATTCCCGGAGTGGGACGCAAGACAGCCAACGTGATACTGGCCGTGGCATTCGATAAGCCGGCCATGCCGGTGGACACCCATGTGTTCCGCGTGGCCAACCGTATAGGTCTCACCCGCAATTCAAAAACACCGCTGGAGACGGAGCGGGAGTTGGTAAAACATATCCCTGCCCCACTCCTCTCAAAAGCGCATCACTGGCTGATCCTGCATGGCCGGTATGTCTGTGTGGCACGGAAGCCCAAATGCGAGAGCTGTGGAATAAGGGAGTGGTGCAGCTATTATGCAAAGCATCAGATCACAGGAATCTGA
- a CDS encoding M81 family metallopeptidase, which produces MKKIVLVLPLFLMIIALSCSNSNKSEKPRVAIAGIAIESSTFSPAVSHEDAFRARVGDEVFSYYPFMAPDSGIIDRAVWLPTLRGHAMPGGIVTREAYESLVTQTLEMLSETLPLDGLFFDIHGAMSVQGLDDPEGDFIVRIRELVGTEVLISTSMDLHGSVSPRLAQHTDLITCYRLAPHEDAIESKKRAVTNLLDRLESGKGKPAYKAWIPVPILLPGEKTSTRIEPGKSLYAEIPGLLDGDRVIDAAIWMSYPWADEPRNHGVVMAYGDDKEAVGKAAEKLAHRFWDVRREFEFVAPTTYLEEALEKALASDKQPFIISDMGDNPTAGGAGDVTWTLHELFKHSALQKSGKTLIYASIPDPELVKKAIEAGVGGTVDATAGAEVDDRFAPPLRLRGVVTHIKEDEHNSEVVVKSGNIYTIVTEKRNAYHYEKQFADLGLIPRETDILVVKIGYLVPELYDMRGDWIMALTPGGVDQDLLRLPYQRVPRPIYPLDPDMEDPDLSARFIPLADK; this is translated from the coding sequence ATGAAAAAAATAGTATTAGTCCTCCCACTGTTTCTGATGATCATTGCCCTATCGTGCAGCAACAGCAACAAAAGTGAAAAACCCAGAGTTGCCATCGCTGGTATCGCCATCGAGTCGAGCACCTTCTCACCCGCAGTTTCCCACGAGGATGCCTTCAGGGCAAGAGTGGGTGATGAGGTTTTCAGCTATTACCCCTTCATGGCACCCGACTCAGGGATCATCGATCGGGCAGTATGGCTCCCCACCCTGCGCGGTCATGCCATGCCGGGGGGTATCGTGACCCGCGAGGCGTATGAGTCACTGGTGACTCAAACATTGGAGATGCTGAGTGAAACACTACCCCTGGACGGGCTTTTCTTTGATATCCATGGTGCGATGAGCGTTCAGGGACTGGACGACCCTGAAGGTGATTTCATCGTGCGCATCCGTGAGCTGGTGGGCACAGAGGTGCTGATCTCCACCTCGATGGACCTGCACGGCAGTGTATCTCCGCGACTGGCACAGCACACCGACCTGATTACATGCTACCGTCTGGCTCCGCACGAGGATGCCATTGAATCGAAGAAAAGGGCTGTGACCAACCTGCTCGACAGGTTGGAAAGCGGGAAAGGAAAGCCGGCTTATAAAGCCTGGATCCCGGTTCCCATCCTCCTGCCGGGAGAGAAAACGAGCACACGCATCGAGCCGGGCAAGAGCCTCTATGCTGAAATACCGGGCCTACTGGATGGAGACAGGGTGATCGATGCCGCCATCTGGATGTCTTATCCCTGGGCCGATGAACCACGCAACCACGGGGTGGTGATGGCTTACGGTGACGACAAGGAGGCTGTAGGTAAAGCAGCAGAGAAACTGGCTCATCGTTTCTGGGATGTGAGAAGAGAATTCGAATTCGTGGCACCCACCACCTACCTGGAGGAAGCACTGGAAAAAGCGCTGGCCAGCGACAAGCAGCCGTTTATCATCAGTGACATGGGCGACAATCCCACTGCCGGTGGCGCAGGCGATGTGACCTGGACACTGCATGAGCTTTTCAAACACTCTGCCTTGCAGAAGAGCGGCAAGACGCTGATTTATGCCTCCATACCCGATCCGGAACTGGTGAAGAAAGCTATCGAAGCGGGTGTGGGCGGCACTGTCGACGCCACCGCTGGTGCGGAGGTGGACGACCGGTTTGCCCCACCCCTCCGCTTGAGGGGAGTCGTTACGCACATCAAAGAAGATGAGCACAACAGCGAGGTTGTGGTGAAGAGCGGTAACATCTATACCATCGTCACCGAAAAACGAAATGCCTATCACTACGAGAAGCAGTTCGCCGATCTGGGCCTCATCCCCCGGGAGACCGATATCCTGGTGGTGAAAATCGGATATCTGGTGCCCGAACTATACGATATGCGTGGCGACTGGATCATGGCGCTCACACCGGGAGGTGTGGATCAGGATCTGCTTCGATTGCCCTATCAGCGAGTACCACGTCCCATCTATCCTCTCGATCCGGACATGGAGGACCCCGACCTGAGTGCACGTTTTATCCCACTGGCGGATAAATAA
- a CDS encoding 16S rRNA (uracil(1498)-N(3))-methyltransferase, whose product MAENLFFCPEILENPILPEQESQHCAKVLRMQEGDLLTVTDGEGSFYECRLLLSHPKKSVVTILRKWEEPRKRSFMIQLAFGPTKQMDRNEWFVEKATEIGVDRFTPVLGNFSERKEIKRERLTKIAISAMKQSQQARLPLIDEMRSFSEFVAQPFNGRKFIAHCYDLPKTALAQSYRKGEDVLILIGPEGDFSEQEVAEAINNGFEPVSLGETRLRTETACLVATHTIHVLNQITST is encoded by the coding sequence ATGGCCGAAAATCTCTTTTTCTGTCCCGAGATCCTGGAAAACCCTATTCTCCCGGAACAGGAATCGCAGCACTGTGCGAAAGTGTTGCGCATGCAAGAAGGTGACCTGCTGACCGTCACGGACGGTGAGGGTTCTTTTTACGAATGCAGGTTGCTACTTTCCCATCCGAAAAAAAGCGTGGTGACCATCCTGCGTAAATGGGAAGAACCCCGAAAGAGATCATTTATGATTCAGCTCGCTTTCGGACCGACCAAGCAGATGGACCGCAACGAGTGGTTCGTGGAGAAGGCAACCGAGATAGGGGTTGATCGGTTTACGCCAGTCCTTGGCAATTTCTCCGAGCGGAAGGAGATCAAAAGAGAACGATTGACCAAAATTGCGATTTCGGCAATGAAACAGTCACAACAGGCCCGGCTGCCCCTCATCGACGAGATGCGTTCCTTTAGTGAGTTTGTTGCACAACCTTTTAACGGTAGAAAGTTCATTGCCCACTGTTATGATCTGCCCAAAACTGCATTGGCACAATCTTACAGGAAAGGTGAAGATGTACTGATATTGATTGGCCCTGAAGGCGACTTCAGTGAGCAGGAAGTGGCAGAAGCCATCAACAACGGATTTGAGCCTGTGAGCCTTGGAGAGACCCGCCTTCGCACGGAGACAGCCTGTTTGGTTGCCACACATACCATCCATGTATTGAACCAAATTACATCAACATAG